In Amycolatopsis jiangsuensis, the following proteins share a genomic window:
- a CDS encoding trypsin-like serine peptidase, whose amino-acid sequence MILRLLPGLAALATGIAFAPAADGPLVQPLATSAADEQAVFDYWTPERIAALTQPSSDNPPKSAADGAPWTTANAVPETVGRLFYTDHGEDASCTATVVDSANHSTIVTAGHCVNNTDLIGENNAWNAHLMFVPGYHDGQAPYGKFAVRYGVADATWLENDQQNAEKFDTYDQAFAVLGKNADGKSVQDAVGAAQRIGFDLPGDADVAQFGYPRASSDPAREGLPEYTGERLAYCTGQARHWTGTPDYPDSPDQWGTACVMGGGSSGGPRLRHFDPDTGLGTVVGDNTHAGFFSASGTPCESGETDGCTRYLTGPQFSRAVTEPLYQAAQHQN is encoded by the coding sequence ATGATCCTTCGTCTCCTGCCCGGACTGGCCGCGCTCGCCACCGGGATCGCGTTCGCCCCCGCCGCGGACGGCCCGCTCGTGCAGCCGCTGGCCACCTCGGCGGCGGACGAACAGGCCGTGTTCGACTACTGGACGCCCGAGCGGATCGCGGCGCTGACGCAGCCGTCCTCGGACAATCCGCCGAAGAGCGCGGCCGACGGCGCGCCGTGGACGACCGCGAACGCCGTGCCCGAAACCGTCGGCAGGCTCTTCTACACCGACCACGGCGAAGACGCCAGCTGCACGGCGACGGTGGTCGACAGCGCGAACCACAGCACGATCGTGACCGCCGGCCACTGCGTCAACAACACCGACCTGATCGGCGAGAACAACGCGTGGAACGCGCACCTCATGTTCGTGCCCGGCTACCACGACGGGCAGGCGCCCTACGGGAAGTTCGCTGTGCGTTACGGCGTGGCCGACGCGACGTGGCTGGAGAACGACCAGCAGAACGCGGAGAAGTTCGACACCTACGACCAGGCGTTCGCGGTGCTGGGCAAGAATGCCGACGGGAAGAGCGTGCAGGACGCCGTCGGTGCGGCGCAGCGGATCGGCTTCGACCTGCCCGGAGACGCCGACGTGGCCCAGTTCGGCTACCCGCGCGCGTCCTCCGATCCGGCACGCGAAGGGCTGCCGGAGTACACCGGCGAACGGCTCGCCTACTGCACCGGGCAGGCTCGGCACTGGACCGGAACGCCGGACTATCCGGACTCACCCGACCAGTGGGGTACCGCGTGCGTGATGGGCGGCGGCTCCAGTGGCGGTCCTCGGCTGCGTCACTTCGACCCGGACACCGGACTGGGCACCGTCGTGGGCGACAACACGCACGCCGGGTTCTTCTCCGCCTCCGGAACCCCTTGTGAGAGCGGCGAAACCGACGGCTGCACGCGGTATCTGACCGGCCCGCAGTTCAGCCGGGCCGTCACCGAACCGCTCTACCAAGCCGCCCAGCACCAGAACTGA
- the meaB gene encoding methylmalonyl Co-A mutase-associated GTPase MeaB, producing MPAPDLGELVGRAREGQPRAVARLLSLVEDSSPRVAEIARALTPYTGRARVVGLTGPPGVGKSTSTSALLTALRAEGLRAGVLAIDPSSPFSGGALLGDRIRMTEHATDPGVFIRSMATRGHLGGLSWATPQAVRVLDAAGFDVVLIETVGVGQSEVDVVRLADTTVVLLAPGMGDGVQAAKAGVLEIADVFVVNKADREGAEATVHDLKQMISLARRELRGPSWRQPIVRTVAAKGEGAGEVVEALRAHHEWLTEHGELARRRAARARAEVAAIALRRLHAELADLHHGTRLAELADQVVARELDPFAAADLLVSDLKR from the coding sequence TTGCCTGCGCCTGATCTCGGCGAACTGGTCGGCCGCGCGCGCGAAGGTCAGCCGCGCGCGGTCGCCAGACTGCTCTCACTCGTCGAGGATTCCTCACCGCGGGTGGCCGAGATCGCCCGCGCGCTCACCCCGTACACCGGCCGGGCTCGCGTCGTCGGCTTGACCGGGCCACCCGGGGTCGGCAAGTCGACATCCACCTCGGCGCTGCTCACGGCCTTGCGTGCCGAAGGGCTGCGTGCCGGGGTGCTGGCGATCGATCCGTCGTCGCCGTTCTCCGGCGGGGCGTTGCTGGGGGATCGGATCCGGATGACCGAGCACGCCACCGATCCGGGCGTGTTCATCCGCTCGATGGCCACCCGCGGGCATCTCGGCGGACTGTCCTGGGCCACGCCGCAGGCGGTACGGGTGCTCGATGCCGCCGGCTTCGACGTGGTACTGATCGAGACTGTCGGGGTTGGACAGTCCGAAGTGGACGTCGTCCGGCTCGCGGACACCACGGTGGTGCTGCTGGCGCCGGGAATGGGCGACGGTGTCCAGGCGGCGAAGGCGGGCGTGCTGGAGATCGCCGACGTGTTCGTGGTCAACAAGGCCGACCGCGAAGGCGCCGAAGCGACCGTGCACGATCTCAAGCAGATGATCTCGCTGGCTCGCCGCGAGCTGCGTGGCCCGAGCTGGCGGCAGCCGATCGTCCGCACCGTCGCGGCGAAGGGGGAAGGTGCCGGCGAAGTCGTGGAAGCCTTGCGGGCACACCACGAATGGCTCACCGAGCACGGTGAGCTGGCCCGTCGCCGCGCGGCCAGGGCCCGTGCGGAGGTCGCGGCGATCGCGTTGCGGCGGCTGCACGCCGAGCTGGCCGACCTGCACCACGGCACCCGGCTGGCGGAGCTCGCGGACCAGGTCGTGGCCCGCGAGCTGGACCCGTTCGCCGCCGCCGACCTCCTGGTCAGCGACCTGAAACGCTGA